In one Betta splendens chromosome 14, fBetSpl5.4, whole genome shotgun sequence genomic region, the following are encoded:
- the uspl1 gene encoding SUMO-specific isopeptidase USPL1, with amino-acid sequence MVILCEWPWTAVDQKSSSGLPMTGEDNGLGSLASPQAGYLGKVQERCFSLEICPWCTSKGLNYALRSYRINLQESITLCTNPECLFPLVSRSLEHVLGSLNHVESTGNKRKKPLALEKEELLEPSVKRLRSDELDSLGAQSVADTVNHSAPHCAVKTVDNTCPSEKDEAKANGQLLNFVCLAATTTGVESSQDGDAAEPESRACTEDFPPPAHSAFAEHLQSSSKSLLNTDLDQLVFSPHCATFDTLEAEDDSRQVKSHSEVLNSLSSLTSNQSGQAAWTESLPADFTALKDTSPHITSEIKDLPRKILTQSEELVSVPHQIFWCNSNNLCWLDSLLIALVNCKNLKSKPKDEPQQSSVWQLITRYEDIYAAIRANQQTGRDGVPKVPKCVLQKANADLHNLRRSIFKLLESKLHCKLGQRETPVFAIPLLLKMDSWAEPLFQSTFHWEFKCSECNTATKERVVKTLPTFTSVVPEWHPLHAVHLAPCNACCKKNQRRTMILEKVPPVFVLHFVEGLPDNDVKIYTFGFKGRRYSITTVIQYKHDLKHFVTWVSNSDGSWLEYDDLKHPDCKTHQKLPVPAKEMHVVFWEVEPRACSPSSTCANSPPSKLQIRPSPCEADVEADELLTCCPDQSVAMSHNVSVSDIVCALTVSDDNSNIMDATVTAGVDVSIGSTTLLDTFEGLSHDDIITLTLISDSKGTQDLIIPNKNEILPAPDSSSTEIGHEMSQGPHVESATISNSSDPESVDNSSSDPTFVPRATRGRRRGKAASKPKNKRAALSKTAPPAPSDSSSVICSEPDAAIQHSMPPVEPTKPASPVSSTEAVPQSTSHISPAKEKGPDQNARWSFLLSKHPMKQFHKSSDPTHTTGASTQINLTSPGLSSSTLMHKQQTSGRLFPKPKLRMEESAGVMPKAAEMYVAFGAKSSTPQSSIPSAFSPTAMQPVTPHPQKSLVSTAFSSSTVTAPLQTSKVPPGLNKTEAVRKKLLKMLKAKKKALAKLDRMLVHTKETSLQPDSTNLSSPVTVTSSTYDGSTCDDFLSHLLSPATTASNLSPDSSGLQEILAGGQAVLEQSAFGVSAPVAGSQTDTFVNGPSYEFLDEFFSQAVTQTPTEMESEALSALDMFI; translated from the exons ATGGTAATATTGTGTGAATGGCCCTGGACAGCTGTGGATCAGAAGAGCAGCAGTGGTTTGCCAATGACTGGTGAAGACAATGGTTTGGGGTCTTTGGCCTCACCTCAGGCGGGGTATTTGGGAAAA GTTCAGGAAAGATGTTTTTCACTGGAAATTTGTCCTTGGTGTACTTCAAAAGGCTTAAATTATGCTTTACGCTCTTACCGCATCAATCTCCAGGAGTCGATCACCCTCTGCACAAACCCAGAG TGCCTCTTTCCTCTTGTCAGCCGGTCCTTGGAACATGTTTTGGGTAGTTTAAATCATGTGGAGTCTACTggtaacaaaagaaaaaagcctCTTGCACTGGAAAAGGAGGAGTTGCTTGAACCCTCAGTCAAACGGTTGCGATCAGATGAACTTGACAGTTTGGGGGCCCAAAGTGTTGCTGACACAGTGAATCACAGTGCACCACATTGTGCTGTAAAGACAGTCGATAATACCTGTCCGTCTGAGAAGgatgaagcaaaagcaaatgGACAGCTCCTGAATTTTGTTTGTCtggctgcaacaacaacaggagTGGAATCATCGCAAGATGGTGACGCTGCAGAACCAGAAAGTCGTGCTTGCACTGAAgattttcctcctccagcacacTCGGCCTTTGCTGAACATCTGCAGAGCTCATCAAAAAGCTTGCTGAACACTGATTTGGACCAGCTCGTGTTTTCCCCTCATTGTGCGACTTTTGATACATTAGAGGCAGAGGATGACTCCAGACAGGTAAAGAGTCATTCAGAAGTGTTAAACAGCCTGAGCAGCCTAACCTCAAATCAGTCTGGACAGGCCGCATGGACAGAATCGCTGCCTGCTGATTTCACAGCGTTGAAGGACACATCACCTCACATCACCTCAGAAATCAAGGATTTGCCAAGGAAAATTTTAACACAGTCAGAAGAGCTTGTGTCTGTCCCACATCAGATTTTCTGGTGCAACAGCAACAACCTGTGCTGGCTGGACTCACTGCTCATAGCTTTGGTAAACTGTAAGAACCTAAAGTCTAAACCTAAAGATGAGCCTCAGCAGTCATCTGTCTGGCAGCTGATCACAAGATATGAAGACATCTATGCAGCCATTCGAGCCAATCAACAGACTGGCAGAG ATGGCGTCCCGAAGGTGCCGAAGTGCGTGCTGCAAAAGGCCAATGCAGACCTACACAATCTCAGAAGGTCCATCTTCAAGCTACTGGAGTCTAAGCTGCATTGCAAACTAG gtCAGAGGGAAACTCCTGTGTTTGCCATTCCGCTTCTACTGAAGATGGATTCCTGGGCGGAGCCTCTCTTCCAGTCTACCTTTCACTGGGAGTTCAAGTGCAGTGAATGCAACACAGCCACAAAAGAAAG GGTTGTGAAAACTCTTCCCACTTTCACAAGTGTTGTTCCTGAGTGGCACCCACTTCATGCAGTTCATCTGGCCCCATGCAACGCGTGCTGCAAAAAGAACCAAAGGAGGACCATGATCCTAGAGAA aGTGCCTCCCGTGTTTGTGCTTCACTTTGTCGAGGGGCTTCCCGACAACGACGTCAAAATCTACACCTTCGGCTTCAAAGGGAGACGCTACTCAATCACCACTGTCATACAGTACAAGCACGACCTCAAGCACTTTGTTACCTGGGTTTCTAATTCTGACG GGTCATGGTTAGAATATGATGATCTGAAACACCCAGACTGTAAGACCCATCAGAAACTACCAGTTCCTGCCAAGGAAATGCATGTTGTCTTCTGGGAGGTGGAGCCTCGTGCCTGTTCTCCCTCAAGCACATGTGCTAACTCTCCTCCATCTAAACTGCAGATAAGGCCCAGTCCCTGTGAGGCTGACGTGGAGGCAGATGAACTGTTAACGTGCTGCCCAGATCAGTCTGTTGCCATGTCTCACAATGTGTCTGTTTCTGACATTGTCTGTGCATTGACGGTCTCTGATGACAACAGCAACATCATGGACGCTACAGTTACAGCCGGAGTTGATGTGTCAATAGGTTCCACAACATTACTCGACACCTTTGAGGGTCTTAGCCATGACGATATCATTACACTCACTCTAATAAGTGACAGCAAGGGAACTCAAGATTTAATCATCCCCAATAAGAATGAAATACTTCCAGCGCCAGATAGCTCCTCTACTGAAATAGGCCATGAAATGAGTCAAGGACCCCATGTTGAGTCTGCCACCATCTCCAACTCTTCTGACCCTGAATCTGTGGACAACTCATCTAGTGACCCAACGTTTGTGCCTCGTGCCACGAGAGGACGAAGGAGAGGCAAAGCTGCTAgtaaaccaaaaaataaaagggCAGCCTTGTCAAAAacagctccacctgcacctTCTGACTCTTCCAGTGTGATCTGTAGCGAACCTGATGCTGCTATTCAGCACAGCATGCCACCTGTTGAACCAACAAAGCCAGCATCCCCTGTGTCTTCAACCGAAGCCGTGCCCCAGTCCACCAGTCACATTAGTCCCGCAAAAGAAAAAGGACCGGATCAAAACGCCCGCTGGTCCTTCCTATTAAGCAAACACCCAATGAAGCAATTTCACAAGTCTTCTGATCCCACCCACACAACCGGCGCATCCACACAAATCAATCTCACTTCCCCGGGTCTCTCTTCATCCACCCTAATGCACAAACAGCAGACTTCTGGAAGACTCTTTCCTAAACCGAAgctcaggatggaggagagCGCGGGGGTGATGCCGAAAGCTGCAGAAATGTACGTTGCATTCGGTGCAAAGAGCTCAACCCCACAAAGCTCAATCCCATCTGCTTTCAGTCCAACGGCCATGCAGCCAGTCACACCTCACCCTCAGAAATCACTAGTGAGCACAGCGTTCTCCAGCTCAACCGTCACAGCACCTCTGCAAACCTCAAAGGTTCCTCCAGGTCTCAATAAgactgaagctgtcagaaagaaGCTGCTGAAGATGCTAAAGGCTAAGAAGAAGGCGCTGGCTAAACTCGACAGAATGCTGGTTCATACGAAGGAAACCAGCCTTCAGCCGGACAGCACCAACCTCAGCTCCCCTGTCACAGTCACCTCCAGCACCTACGATGGCTCCACCTGCGACGACTTCCTCTCACACCTACTCTCACCAGCAACAACAGCCAGCAACCTGTCACCAGACAGCAGCGGCCTCCAAGAAATACTCGCCGGTGGGCAAGCGGTCCTGGAACAGTCGGCCTTCGGCGTCAGCGCTCCTGTGGCAgggtcacagacagacacctTTGTGAACGGGCCAAGTTATGAGTTCCTGGACGAGTTTTTCTCGCaggctgtcacacagacaccGACCGAGATGGAAAGCGAGGCACTTAGTGCATTGGATATGTTTATTTAA
- the alox5ap gene encoding arachidonate 5-lipoxygenase-activating protein encodes MVTDPSKVVENVYLLVIVTLISVWQNVFFAQKVEREGKGQTPSTAAFERVSCAKRNCMDAYPTFLAVMWCAGVCLSQAPAAFAGIIYLLVRQKYFIGYLGQTSQSTPGYLFGKRILLFLSLMCTVGIFNYLLARHYGSDYKDYVETVTNVLSALLLLP; translated from the exons ATGGTCACGGACCCCAGCAAAGTGGTGGAGAACGTCTACCTCCTGGTCATCGTCACCCTCATCAGCGTGTGGCAGAACG TGTTCTTCGCCCAGAAGGTAGAGAGGGAGGGCAAAGGCCAGACGCCCAGCACGGCTGCCTTTGAACGAGTGTCCTGTGCCAA GCGTAACTGCATGGACGCGTATCCCACGTTCCTGGCGGTGATGTGGTGCGCTGGCGTGTGCCTCAGTCAAG CTCCCGCCGCCTTTGCTGGGATCATCTACCTGCTCGTCCGGCAGAAGTATTTCATCGGCTACCTGGGACAAACCTCCCAGAG CACCCCGGGCTACCTGTTCGGAAAAcgcatcctcctcttcctgtccctgATGTGCACCGTGGGAATCTTCAACTACCTGCTGGCGCGACACTACGGCAGCGACTATAAGGACTACGTGGAAACCGTCACCAACGTGTTATCGGCTCTGCTGCTCCTACCTtag
- the LOC114869265 gene encoding mesenteric estrogen-dependent adipogenesis protein-like isoform X1 — protein sequence MVGNNRITVTALEQFLNKPPSGFSVKTLDSGYEVHGDPEKSLVLIDDLELKGRKVVFQNSMGRTLKMHDLWEYTSTRKSLLSKTVYLLASACEGRPAAAAGKAASKPRESQRFVVSVDGDDPFVKWQLERGLDWTIASVRGESYRVDVDLSEALQSWAAKHLPVKPVWRDASFTLKYCSDALFDFPHWLGFSKRKFSLRLT from the exons ATGGTCGGCAACAACAGGATCACAGTAACGGCTCTGGAACAGTTTCTGAATAAACCTCCTTCGGGCTTCTCCGTTAAAACTCTGGACTCCGGGTACGAGGTCCACGGCGACCCGGAGAAAAGCCTGGTGCTCATCGATGACTTGGAGCTCAAAGGGAGGAAGGTTGTTTTCCAGAACTCCATGGGAAG GACGCTCAAAATGCACGACCTGTGGGAGTACACGAGCACGAGGAAGAGCCTGCTGTCCAAGACGGTCTATCTGCTGGCGTCTGCCTGCGAGGGACGCCCCGCAGCCGCCGCGGGGAAGGCGGCCAGCAAACCCAGAG AGTCGCAGCGGTTCGTGGTCTCCGTCGACGGCGACGACCCCTTCGTCAAGTGGCAGCTGGAGAGGGGCCTGGACTGGACCATCGCCTCCGTGCGTGGGGAAAGCTACAGGGTGGAC GTTGACCTGAGTGAAGCGCTGCAGAGCTGGGCTGCAAAGCACCTTCCCGTCAAACCCGTGTGGAGAGACGCATCGTTCACCCTCAAGTACTGCTCTGATGCCCTCTTCGACTTCCCACACTGGCTTGGCTTCAGCAAAAGGAAATTCAGT CTGCGACTGACATGA
- the LOC114869265 gene encoding uncharacterized protein LOC114869265 isoform X2 has translation MVGNNRITVTALEQFLNKPPSGFSVKTLDSGYEVHGDPEKSLVLIDDLELKGRKVVFQNSMGRTLKMHDLWEYTSTRKSLLSKTVYLLASACEGRPAAAAGKAASKPRESQRFVVSVDGDDPFVKWQLERGLDWTIASVRGESYRVDVRRVRRHRGAREQPLLAFTVTYSDRLT, from the exons ATGGTCGGCAACAACAGGATCACAGTAACGGCTCTGGAACAGTTTCTGAATAAACCTCCTTCGGGCTTCTCCGTTAAAACTCTGGACTCCGGGTACGAGGTCCACGGCGACCCGGAGAAAAGCCTGGTGCTCATCGATGACTTGGAGCTCAAAGGGAGGAAGGTTGTTTTCCAGAACTCCATGGGAAG GACGCTCAAAATGCACGACCTGTGGGAGTACACGAGCACGAGGAAGAGCCTGCTGTCCAAGACGGTCTATCTGCTGGCGTCTGCCTGCGAGGGACGCCCCGCAGCCGCCGCGGGGAAGGCGGCCAGCAAACCCAGAG AGTCGCAGCGGTTCGTGGTCTCCGTCGACGGCGACGACCCCTTCGTCAAGTGGCAGCTGGAGAGGGGCCTGGACTGGACCATCGCCTCCGTGCGTGGGGAAAGCTACAGGGTGGACGTAAGACGAGTGCGCCGTCACCGTGGGGCTCGTGAGCAGCCGCTGCTTGCTTTTACAGTAACTTATTCTGACAGGTTGACCTGA
- the b3glctb gene encoding beta-1,3-glucosyltransferase isoform X2, with protein sequence MEIVSRHSLVNGINLPAMFLLWAAVLLPPGAFAEDRRTGHAHAAEQQERHQHSVQGPFGLERVAFVIQSQRSSYHARRGSQRRAEILQQAAELAQGLPLVLLLHELSDYDGIWSILPALPHLSSTYGPSASWFVFLQEETRVTLAALLQVLHRYEEQKEWFLGKRLHDNEASIIHHYAFSEDPASFGYPDPGAGWALSTALLHRLAERLQHEHLKSDFTIDWKHELALYIWDEGNGRKLTPVPEFCTTARDSCATTFTSYLPDCGDPVSKEDLFVAVKTCQKFHAQRVPVVKATWEEEAALLEYYSDVWDASIPTVNLGLPNTDRGHCGKTFAILRRFLSPAVPRADWLLVVDDDTLISLPRLRRLLSCYDPREALSLGEKYGYGLVHSGYSYTTGGAGMVLSRAAVSRLLSSGCSCYSDEAPDDMVLGRCLTSLRVPVTHSPLFHQARPEDYAEALISPQEAISFHKHWNVDPVAVYRHWLQDAQQRDEL encoded by the exons ATGGAGATCGTGTCACGTCACAGTCTGGTTAACGGAATCAACCTACCAGCCATGTTCCTTCTGTGGGCCG CTGTTTTGCTGCCTCCAGGTGCCTTCGCTGAAGACAGACGCACAGGTCACGCTCAT gcagcagagcagcaggagcggcACCAGCATTCTGTACAGGGACCCTTTG GACTGGAGAGGGTGGCGTTCGTGATCCAGAGCCAGAGGAGCTCCTACCATGCACGCCGAGGTTCTCAGAGGAGGGCGGAGATTCTGCAGCAGGCGGCTGAACTGGCACAG GGACTCCCGCTGGTTCTGCTCCTGCACGAGCTGTCAGACTATGATGGGATCTGGAGCATCCTCCCTGCGCTTCCTCA CCTCTCTTCCACCTACGGCCCGTCAGCGTCCTGGTTCGTCTTCCTACAGGAGGAAACCAGAGTCAcactggctgctctgctgcaggtgctcCACAGATACGAAGAGCAAAAG GAGTGGTTTTTGGGTAagcgtctccatgacaacgagGCCTCCATCATCCACCACTACGCTTTCTCCGAGGACCCCGCTTCGTTTGGTTACCCTGACCCCGGGGCAGGCTGGGCTCTCAGCACCGCGCTGCTccacag ACTTGCTGAGCGGCTTCAGCACGAGCACCTGAAGTCAGATTTTACCATCGACTGGAAACATGAG CTTGCCTTGTATATCTGGGATGAAGGAAACGGGCGAAAGCTGACGCCGGTCCCAGAGTTCTGTACGACGGCGAGAGACAGCTGCGCTACCACCTTTACTAGCTACCTGCCCGACTGT GGAGATCCTGTCTCAAAAGAAGATTTATTTGTTGCTGTGAAAACATGTCAAAAGTTCCACGCACAACGAG TGCCCGTAGTGAAGGCgacctgggaggaggaggctgcgctGCTGGAGTACTACAGCGACGTGTGGGACGCGTCCATCCCCACCGTCAACCTGGGTCTGCCCAACACCGACAGAG GACACTGTGGAAAGACGTTTGCCATTTTAAGGCGCTTCCTGAGTCCAGCGGTGCCAAGGGCTGACTGGCTGCTCGTGGTCGATGATGACACACTCATCAG CTTACCCCGTCTGCGGCGACTGCTGAGCTGCTACGACCCGAGGGAAGCGCTGAGCCTGGGGGAGAAATACGGCTACGGCCTGGTTCACAGCGGGTACAGCTACACCACGGGAGGAgcggg gatGGTGCTGAGCAGGGCGGCCGTGTCCAGGCTGCTGTCCAGTGGCTGTAGCTGCTACAGTGATGAGGCTCCTGATGACATGGTGCTGGGCAGGTGTTTGACCTCGCTGCGCGTCCCCGTCACACACAGCCCTCTGTTCCACCAG
- the b3glctb gene encoding beta-1,3-glucosyltransferase isoform X1 — protein sequence MEIVSRHSLVNGINLPAMFLLWAAVLLPPGAFAEDRRTGHAHAAEQQERHQHSVQGPFGLERVAFVIQSQRSSYHARRGSQRRAEILQQAAELAQGLPLVLLLHELSDYDGIWSILPALPHLSSTYGPSASWFVFLQEETRVTLAALLQVLHRYEEQKEWFLGKRLHDNEASIIHHYAFSEDPASFGYPDPGAGWALSTALLHRLAERLQHEHLKSDFTIDWKHELALYIWDEGNGRKLTPVPEFCTTARDSCATTFTSYLPDCGDPVSKEDLFVAVKTCQKFHAQRVPVVKATWEEEAALLEYYSDVWDASIPTVNLGLPNTDRGHCGKTFAILRRFLSPAVPRADWLLVVDDDTLISLPRLRRLLSCYDPREALSLGEKYGYGLVHSGYSYTTGGAGMVLSRAAVSRLLSSGCSCYSDEAPDDMVLGRCLTSLRVPVTHSPLFHQVGPRCEILPSACDMVPEAQGWIIASDLWLRFLCRKDQIFWQLKKK from the exons ATGGAGATCGTGTCACGTCACAGTCTGGTTAACGGAATCAACCTACCAGCCATGTTCCTTCTGTGGGCCG CTGTTTTGCTGCCTCCAGGTGCCTTCGCTGAAGACAGACGCACAGGTCACGCTCAT gcagcagagcagcaggagcggcACCAGCATTCTGTACAGGGACCCTTTG GACTGGAGAGGGTGGCGTTCGTGATCCAGAGCCAGAGGAGCTCCTACCATGCACGCCGAGGTTCTCAGAGGAGGGCGGAGATTCTGCAGCAGGCGGCTGAACTGGCACAG GGACTCCCGCTGGTTCTGCTCCTGCACGAGCTGTCAGACTATGATGGGATCTGGAGCATCCTCCCTGCGCTTCCTCA CCTCTCTTCCACCTACGGCCCGTCAGCGTCCTGGTTCGTCTTCCTACAGGAGGAAACCAGAGTCAcactggctgctctgctgcaggtgctcCACAGATACGAAGAGCAAAAG GAGTGGTTTTTGGGTAagcgtctccatgacaacgagGCCTCCATCATCCACCACTACGCTTTCTCCGAGGACCCCGCTTCGTTTGGTTACCCTGACCCCGGGGCAGGCTGGGCTCTCAGCACCGCGCTGCTccacag ACTTGCTGAGCGGCTTCAGCACGAGCACCTGAAGTCAGATTTTACCATCGACTGGAAACATGAG CTTGCCTTGTATATCTGGGATGAAGGAAACGGGCGAAAGCTGACGCCGGTCCCAGAGTTCTGTACGACGGCGAGAGACAGCTGCGCTACCACCTTTACTAGCTACCTGCCCGACTGT GGAGATCCTGTCTCAAAAGAAGATTTATTTGTTGCTGTGAAAACATGTCAAAAGTTCCACGCACAACGAG TGCCCGTAGTGAAGGCgacctgggaggaggaggctgcgctGCTGGAGTACTACAGCGACGTGTGGGACGCGTCCATCCCCACCGTCAACCTGGGTCTGCCCAACACCGACAGAG GACACTGTGGAAAGACGTTTGCCATTTTAAGGCGCTTCCTGAGTCCAGCGGTGCCAAGGGCTGACTGGCTGCTCGTGGTCGATGATGACACACTCATCAG CTTACCCCGTCTGCGGCGACTGCTGAGCTGCTACGACCCGAGGGAAGCGCTGAGCCTGGGGGAGAAATACGGCTACGGCCTGGTTCACAGCGGGTACAGCTACACCACGGGAGGAgcggg gatGGTGCTGAGCAGGGCGGCCGTGTCCAGGCTGCTGTCCAGTGGCTGTAGCTGCTACAGTGATGAGGCTCCTGATGACATGGTGCTGGGCAGGTGTTTGACCTCGCTGCGCGTCCCCGTCACACACAGCCCTCTGTTCCACCAGGTAGGACCACGCTGTGAAATCCTCCCCTCTGCCTGCGACATGGTGCCAGAAGCACAAGGCTGGATTATTGCCTCAGACCTTTGGCTGCGATTCCTTTGCAGGAAGGACCAGATTTTCTggcagctaaaaaaaaaataa